Sequence from the Sanguibacter keddieii DSM 10542 genome:
CGGCGGTGCACAGCGCTACCCGACCGCCGACGCGACGCCGTCGCCCGGCACCCCCAAGGGCGTCAAGCTCGGGATCCTCGGCGCGTTCCTCGCCTGCGCGGCGCTGTTCGCCGTCGGCTACGCCATGACGGACCGCGACAGCGACCAGGGTGAGCCGCTGACCGCGAGCGAGCTCGGGGTGGTGGGCCTCGGGTGCACCGAGCTCGCCGACCAGTACGTGTCGCTCTCGGCCGGCGACCCCGACGCGAATCGCCTCGTCTCGGCGACCGGCGGTGTCGAGGACGTCAACGAGGTCGGCACGGTCCGTGCGCCGTCGGGCTCGGGCCAGAACCTCGTCCTCGGCTGCTCGTACCCGACCGCGGAGTGGGGCGACGGCTCGCAGACCCCGCTCCTGCTCGACGTCCTCGTCGACAAGGACCTCGGCCTCTACCTCGAGGCCACCGCCTCCGAGCGCTGACCCCTCCCGTCCCGAGGGACGGGGCGCGCCGGCGAGGGACCTCCCGGAGACCCTCGCCGTCGCGCCCGGTCGTGAGGGGTGGGAATGCCGTGCGGCGGACGGTGGTTGTCGACGGCATGACTGCTCCCCTCAAGGTCGACATCTGGTCCGACATCGCGTGCCCGTGGTGCTACGTCGGCAAGCGCCGCTTCGAGGAGGCCCTCGTGGCCTTCGACGCGTCGGGCGCCGCCCGGCCCGTCGAGATCGAGTACCACTCCTTCGAGCTCGCGCCCGACACCCCGGTGGACTTCGACGGCTCCGAGGTCGACTTCCTCGCCGGGCACAAGGGCATGCCGCGCGAGCAGGTCGTCCAGATGCTCGGGCAGATGACCGAGGTCGCCGCGTCGGTCGGCCTCGACTACGACTTCGACGCCCTCCAGCACACCAAGACCCTCAAGGCCCACGAGCTGCTGCACCACGCGAAGGCGCACGGCCTCCAGGGCGAGCTCAAGGAGCGCCTGCTCCGCGCGTACTTCGTCGAGGGTCGTCACCTCGGCCGCATCGACGACCTCGTCGAGCTCGCGGCAGAGGTGGGCCTCGACGCCGACGCCGCCCGCGCCGTCCTCGAGTCGGGCGAGCTCGCGCCGGCCGTTGCCCAGGACATCGCGCAGGCCCAGGCCTACGGGATCCAGGGTGTGCCGTTCTTCGTGGTCGACGGGAAGTACGGCGTGAGCGGCGCGCAGGAGCCGGCCGTGTTCGTCCAGGTGCTCGAGAAGGCCGCGTCCGACGCGGACGAGCCCGCTGACCAGGCGACCTCCACCCGTGGCTGAGGGGCTCGCAGGGCAGACGACGCAGACGGCGCCGGTGCTCCCGGCCCTCGCCGGGCTGCAGATGCTCGGCTCGGACGACGTGGGCGTGTGCGTCGACGGGGTCTGCGAGATCCCCGGGGCCGCGTCCTCGCCCGTCGTCCCGCAGGACCAGCCCGAGGACTCCTAGCGCCAGCCGCCGCGCCGGTCGCCTAGGCTCACCGGCATGACCACCGAGCAGCGCCCTGCAGCGCCAGCCGCCTCCGGCCTCGTGGCGTCAGACGCCTCAGGCTCTGCCGCGCGAGACGCCTCCGCTGCCGCCGCCGCGTCCCGGGCCCTCAACGGCACCGACGCCGACCTCGCGGCGGTCGGCGCCGGCTCCACGGCGCGGGCCGCCTCGTCGGACCCGGCGACCGTCGAGGACCTCGGCACGATCACCCTCGGCGAGGCCGCACGGCAGAGCTGGCGCCGGTGGGCCTCGCACATCAACGACCCGCGCCTTCCTCCGGTGCCTAAGACCCCGCACTGGTGGTCCCTGCACGGGGTGGGCGCCTGGTTCGGCGTGCTCTTCTACTCGTGGTCGATGAGCGCCTCGCTCCTCCCGCGCCCCTGGTACCTGCAGGCGCTCGCGACGGGCATCTGCGTCGCGCTCGGCTACGGCGTCGGCGTGACGCTCGCGACCCTGCTGCGTCGGCTCGGCTTCTCGCCCGACTGGAAGGCGAGCCGCCGTCGCTGGGCATGGATCCTGCTCGCCGTCGTGACCGTGGTGATCGTGCCGCTCGCGTTCTTCCTCGGCGGGCACGCGCAGACCGTCACCCAGGAGCTCGTCGGCCTGCCGTCGGAGAGCCGCTGGTTCCACGCCCTCGCGATCCCGGTGGCCGGCCTGGTGGCCGTAGCGCTGATCGGGCTGTTCCGGGCGCTCATCCAGCTCGGGAAGATCGTCGCGCGCTTCGGCTCACGGTTCGTCCCCGCGCTCCCGGCCAAGGTCTTCGGCACGGTGACGGCGGTGGTCCTCGCCGTCGTGCTCGTGCAGGACGGTGTGCTGCCCGCGGTCCTCGCGGTCGGCGGTCGGGCTGCGGCCGCGACGGACCGGGCCGACGTGCCCGGGGTCGAGCAGCCTGCGGACCGCGAGCGCACCGGTTCTCCGGAGTCGCTGGTGGACTGGGACGGGCTGGGGCGCAACGGCAAGGTGTTCGTGGCGGGCGGTCCGACGGTCGAGGACCTCGAGGCGTTCAGCGGCGAGCCGGCCATGACGCCGGTCCGTGCGTACGCGGGGCTGGAGACTTCGGACGACCTCCGTGAGGTCGCCGCCATGGTGGTCGCGGAGCTCGAGCGTGAGGGTGGTTTTGGCCGCGAGGTGCTGGCGGTCGCGACGACGACGGGCAGCGGGTGGGTGAACGAGGCGCCGAGCACGTCGCTCGAGTACCTGCACAACGGGGACACGGCGATCGCGGCGATGCAGTACTCGTACCTGCCGAGCCCGCTGGCCTTCTTGGCGGACCGGGGGACTCCGCAGGAGGCGGGGCGTGCGCTGTTCGAGGCGGTGTACGCGGTGTGGGAGCAGCTGCCGGAGGGTGACCGGCCGAGCCTGGTGGTCTTCGGGGAGAGCCTGGGGTCCTACGGCGGGCAGGCGGCCTTCAGCGGTGTGGACGACATGGCGGCGCGGGTCGACGGTGCGCTGTGGATCGGGACGCCGAACTTCACGGAGCCGTGGGGTCGGATCACGGAGGGGCGCGACGCGGGCTCGCCCGAGCGTCTGCCGGTGGTCGACGGCGGTGAGCACGTGCGGTTCGTGGACACCCCTGAGGCGCTCACGGCGCTGGGGCCGTGGGAGGCGCCGCGGATCGTGTACCTGCAGCACGCGACCGACCCGGTGGTCTGGTGGTCGCCGGACCTGATCCTGCAGCAGCCGGACTGGCTCCGTGAGGACCTGGCGCCCTCGGTCAACCCGGACATGCAGTGGTACCCCTTCGTGACGTTCTGGCAGGTGACGGTCGACATGGCGTTCTCGATCGACATGCCGGACGGGTACGGGCACAACTACGAGCTGGGGACGGTCGACTCGTGGGCGGCGATCGTCCCGCCGGAGGGCTGGACGGAGTCCGACACGACGGCCCTGCGCGAGTGGGTGGCGGCCCTCGGTCCGCAGCGGAGCTGACCCGTGCGGGCCTTCCCGAGGGTCGGGGCGCGACGGCGAGGGTCTCCGGGGAGTGCCTCGCCGTCGTGCCCCGGTGCTCGTCGGTGCGTCGCTCGCCCTCGATGGTTGACAGTACAACTAATGAATGATCAACTAGTTTCCCCACACCCCGGAGGAGCACCCGCATGAGCCGCGACATGATCGACACCACCGCCCGCACGGCCGACCTCGCAGCCACCGCACGGGTCACCGCCGAGCGCGCCGCCGCGCCGCACGCCCTGGGGGCTGTCGACCTGCTCGCCGCCGACACCGCGATGGACGCCGTCACGCTCTACGTCCACGACATCGACGCCATGGTCGCCTTCTACACGAGCGCCATCGCCCTCGACGTCATCGCCCCCGCGGGCGGGGAGTCCTCCGCGGCCGCCGACCGTCGCGCCGGCATCGTCACGCTCGGACGCGGGCGCACCCCGCTCGTCGTCCTGCGCCACGCACCCGACATGCCCGCCCGCCGCCCGGGCGAGGCCGGGCTCTTCCACACCGCGATCCTCTTCCCGACGCAGGCGGCGCTGGCCGCCACGATGCTGCGCGTCGCCGAGCACGCACCGCAGCTGTACACCGGCAGCGCCGACCACCTCGTCTCCGAGGCCTTCTACCTCGACGACCCCGAGGGCAACGGCATCGAGCTCTACGTCGACCGCGCCCGCGACCAGTGGTCCTGGCAGGGCAGCCAGGTGGTCATGGACAACCGGCCCCTCGACCCCAACGGGTTCATCCGCACGCACCTCACCGACGAGGTCGCCGCAGCCCCCAACGCCCAGGACGCCGTGGTCGGCCACGTCCACCTGCAGGTCGGCGACGTCGAGCGTGCCCGCCAGTTCTACGTCGACACCGTCGGCTTCGAGGCCACCGCCGAGTGGCACAGCGCCCTGTTCGTGTCCGCCGGCGGCTACCACCACCACATGGCCATGAACACCTGGAGCTCGATGGGCGCCGGGCCGCGCGCCGTCTCGCTCGGCCTCGGCGAGGTCTCGATCGTCGTCCCGACCGCGGACGACGTCAGCGCGCTCGCCGACCGCCT
This genomic interval carries:
- a CDS encoding DUF2510 domain-containing protein — encoded protein: MGAPAGWYDDPMDQQLIRYFDGTRWTEHTGPRPGAGAQTSSQQPQAGGSGAQPQGSAGWGAGQSSWQSAAPGSRPDAQQQPQSPTAGFQFGGAQRYPTADATPSPGTPKGVKLGILGAFLACAALFAVGYAMTDRDSDQGEPLTASELGVVGLGCTELADQYVSLSAGDPDANRLVSATGGVEDVNEVGTVRAPSGSGQNLVLGCSYPTAEWGDGSQTPLLLDVLVDKDLGLYLEATASER
- a CDS encoding DsbA family oxidoreductase, producing MTAPLKVDIWSDIACPWCYVGKRRFEEALVAFDASGAARPVEIEYHSFELAPDTPVDFDGSEVDFLAGHKGMPREQVVQMLGQMTEVAASVGLDYDFDALQHTKTLKAHELLHHAKAHGLQGELKERLLRAYFVEGRHLGRIDDLVELAAEVGLDADAARAVLESGELAPAVAQDIAQAQAYGIQGVPFFVVDGKYGVSGAQEPAVFVQVLEKAASDADEPADQATSTRG
- a CDS encoding alpha/beta hydrolase; translated protein: MTTEQRPAAPAASGLVASDASGSAARDASAAAAASRALNGTDADLAAVGAGSTARAASSDPATVEDLGTITLGEAARQSWRRWASHINDPRLPPVPKTPHWWSLHGVGAWFGVLFYSWSMSASLLPRPWYLQALATGICVALGYGVGVTLATLLRRLGFSPDWKASRRRWAWILLAVVTVVIVPLAFFLGGHAQTVTQELVGLPSESRWFHALAIPVAGLVAVALIGLFRALIQLGKIVARFGSRFVPALPAKVFGTVTAVVLAVVLVQDGVLPAVLAVGGRAAAATDRADVPGVEQPADRERTGSPESLVDWDGLGRNGKVFVAGGPTVEDLEAFSGEPAMTPVRAYAGLETSDDLREVAAMVVAELEREGGFGREVLAVATTTGSGWVNEAPSTSLEYLHNGDTAIAAMQYSYLPSPLAFLADRGTPQEAGRALFEAVYAVWEQLPEGDRPSLVVFGESLGSYGGQAAFSGVDDMAARVDGALWIGTPNFTEPWGRITEGRDAGSPERLPVVDGGEHVRFVDTPEALTALGPWEAPRIVYLQHATDPVVWWSPDLILQQPDWLREDLAPSVNPDMQWYPFVTFWQVTVDMAFSIDMPDGYGHNYELGTVDSWAAIVPPEGWTESDTTALREWVAALGPQRS
- a CDS encoding VOC family protein; amino-acid sequence: MSRDMIDTTARTADLAATARVTAERAAAPHALGAVDLLAADTAMDAVTLYVHDIDAMVAFYTSAIALDVIAPAGGESSAAADRRAGIVTLGRGRTPLVVLRHAPDMPARRPGEAGLFHTAILFPTQAALAATMLRVAEHAPQLYTGSADHLVSEAFYLDDPEGNGIELYVDRARDQWSWQGSQVVMDNRPLDPNGFIRTHLTDEVAAAPNAQDAVVGHVHLQVGDVERARQFYVDTVGFEATAEWHSALFVSAGGYHHHMAMNTWSSMGAGPRAVSLGLGEVSIVVPTADDVSALADRLRHHDVPVAHEAAGGPGELLTFDDPWRNRIAVSAA